Proteins from one Candidatus Desulfovibrio trichonymphae genomic window:
- a CDS encoding Maf family nucleotide pyrophosphatase — translation MPERIDIAPGEAGIIPLFTLVPGLRLILASASPRRRQFLHEWGLPFTSVWPKGVEPRPEHDETPDAYCRRAAAAKALAVARQTAGDEILILAANTVVALHGDILGKPRDAQEALGMLQRLSGQSHEVISAVCLLLPDGRRRVFSDASRVFFHAWPMSVLAAYVRTHESDDKAGGYAVQGQGAFLVERVEGSWSTVVGLPTTMLARTMLDEGIISPVSNGA, via the coding sequence ATGCCGGAAAGGATTGACATTGCGCCAGGGGAAGCCGGCATAATTCCTCTTTTTACCCTTGTGCCGGGCCTGCGGCTGATTCTGGCTTCAGCATCGCCCCGGCGGCGGCAGTTCCTTCATGAATGGGGGCTGCCCTTCACGTCTGTATGGCCGAAAGGCGTGGAGCCGCGGCCGGAACACGACGAAACGCCCGACGCATACTGTCGGCGCGCCGCAGCCGCCAAAGCTCTGGCCGTTGCGCGGCAGACGGCCGGGGACGAAATTCTGATTCTGGCGGCGAACACTGTCGTCGCGCTGCACGGCGACATTCTGGGGAAACCGCGCGACGCGCAGGAAGCCCTCGGCATGCTGCAACGGCTCTCAGGCCAAAGCCACGAGGTGATCAGCGCCGTCTGCCTGCTTCTGCCCGATGGTCGCCGTCGCGTTTTCAGCGACGCGAGCCGGGTGTTTTTTCACGCATGGCCGATGAGCGTGCTGGCCGCGTATGTGCGCACTCACGAATCGGACGACAAGGCAGGGGGCTACGCTGTTCAGGGGCAGGGGGCTTTTCTGGTGGAACGTGTGGAAGGCTCCTGGAGTACGGTGGTGGGCCTGCCGACAACGATGCTGGCGCGGACGATGCTGGACGAGGGGATTATCTCGCCCGTCTCCAACGGCGCATAA
- the tsaE gene encoding tRNA (adenosine(37)-N6)-threonylcarbamoyltransferase complex ATPase subunit type 1 TsaE, whose amino-acid sequence MAGIILHTIEDTEKAARRLARCLQRHAAVRSLLLRGPLGSGKTTFTAALVRSLPGCERAEVASPSFTICHHYPTTPPVLHGDLFRCRSSLPEEIIEGLDDKAVLTILEWAEHLPTADLPDEFLDISFKTDEHERLMMLAAHGHNAEKLLHNLCEDAQSHNDAFR is encoded by the coding sequence GTGGCCGGAATAATCCTGCATACCATTGAAGACACGGAAAAGGCAGCACGGAGACTTGCACGCTGTCTGCAGCGGCATGCCGCTGTGAGATCCCTGCTGTTGCGCGGGCCGCTCGGCAGCGGAAAGACAACTTTTACAGCGGCACTGGTGCGCTCTCTGCCGGGGTGCGAGCGGGCGGAAGTGGCCAGCCCTTCCTTTACCATCTGCCACCACTATCCGACAACGCCCCCTGTTCTGCACGGCGACCTGTTCCGCTGCAGGAGCTCACTGCCCGAAGAAATTATTGAAGGGCTGGATGATAAGGCCGTTCTGACCATTCTGGAATGGGCGGAACATCTGCCCACTGCCGATCTGCCGGACGAATTTCTGGACATATCGTTTAAGACAGACGAACATGAACGACTGATGATGCTGGCCGCCCACGGCCACAACGCGGAAAAGCTGTTGCACAATCTGTGTGAAGATGCCCAATCTCATAACGACGCCTTCAGGTAA
- a CDS encoding bifunctional folylpolyglutamate synthase/dihydrofolate synthase gives MRSAADGQETFRQHGCMKAVFNSFQEVQEYLAGLGLFHVDLSLGRVRRALAAFKITRPPFVTVQVLGTNGKGSTASFLASLCTAHGCRTGLYTSPHFVSPTERIRVDGCPVPEDRWVSAANKLMQAAAGLTYFEWLTVLALLLFIEDGVEAAILEAGIGGRYDATTGVDADLLCFTPIAVDHRELLGASLRQIAGDKAAAVRSAAPVVSAQQFPDAARCISEAARARNAPLYAAEALSETSPLKPDMAGPHQLVNAGLALAAWRHLAPMLKREADNTASQAVGLKSAFLPGRLQRVTGTREYPDLLLDGAHNPHGMRALLNALHQADIHPACAVFSCLADKDWRTSALMLKRCLGNIPFFVPTLQNPRAASAQHVAQVCNTLLSSTTLAVHNLAAALHAAEAVRGVSAECPVLLTGSLYLLAEFFTLYPALAVPALLPENSV, from the coding sequence ATGCGCTCCGCTGCCGACGGGCAGGAAACATTCAGACAGCACGGTTGCATGAAGGCCGTATTCAATAGTTTTCAGGAAGTTCAGGAATATCTGGCCGGTCTTGGTCTGTTTCATGTTGACTTGAGCCTTGGGCGCGTGCGGCGCGCGCTGGCTGCCTTCAAGATAACCCGGCCTCCCTTTGTGACAGTGCAGGTTCTCGGCACCAACGGCAAAGGGTCCACTGCCTCCTTTTTGGCATCGCTCTGTACTGCGCACGGTTGCCGTACCGGTTTGTACACTTCGCCGCATTTTGTTTCTCCGACGGAGCGTATCCGTGTGGACGGCTGCCCCGTGCCTGAAGACAGATGGGTTTCGGCCGCCAACAAGCTCATGCAGGCCGCCGCGGGCCTGACGTATTTTGAATGGCTGACGGTGCTGGCCTTGTTGTTGTTTATTGAGGATGGCGTTGAAGCCGCCATTCTGGAGGCGGGCATCGGAGGCCGTTATGACGCAACGACAGGCGTGGATGCGGATTTGCTCTGTTTCACGCCGATTGCTGTGGATCATCGGGAGCTGCTCGGGGCGTCCTTGCGTCAGATCGCCGGAGACAAGGCTGCAGCCGTGCGCAGCGCAGCACCTGTTGTAAGCGCCCAGCAATTTCCCGATGCGGCGCGCTGCATTTCAGAGGCGGCGCGCGCGCGCAACGCCCCGTTGTATGCGGCCGAAGCATTGTCTGAGACGTCGCCGCTGAAACCGGACATGGCCGGGCCGCATCAGCTGGTCAACGCCGGTCTGGCTCTTGCCGCGTGGCGTCATTTGGCCCCAATGCTCAAGCGGGAGGCGGACAACACGGCGAGTCAGGCAGTCGGACTCAAAAGCGCTTTTCTTCCCGGTCGGTTACAACGCGTCACCGGCACGCGGGAATACCCGGATTTGCTTCTGGACGGAGCGCACAACCCACACGGCATGCGTGCGCTGCTGAATGCCCTGCATCAGGCAGACATTCACCCGGCCTGTGCCGTGTTTTCCTGCCTTGCCGACAAGGACTGGCGGACGTCAGCGCTGATGCTGAAGCGCTGTCTCGGCAACATCCCGTTTTTTGTGCCGACTTTGCAAAACCCGCGCGCCGCGTCGGCGCAACATGTGGCCCAAGTCTGCAACACGCTGCTGTCGTCGACAACCCTGGCTGTGCATAATCTTGCCGCAGCGCTGCACGCCGCTGAAGCTGTGCGGGGAGTCAGTGCAGAGTGTCCCGTATTGCTCACAGGCTCCTTATACTTGTTGGCCGAATTTTTTACACTCTATCCCGCACTGGCGGTGCCGGCACTGTTGCCGGAGAACAGCGTATGA
- a CDS encoding Trm112 family protein — MPINTEELLKILACPRCLGDLTALCRNGETVGFACAACQAVYPVVDEIPVMLIEEAVPRVAWDKGHPDAGKD; from the coding sequence ATGCCAATCAACACTGAAGAATTATTAAAAATTTTGGCCTGCCCGCGCTGTCTCGGCGATTTGACGGCACTGTGCCGCAACGGAGAAACCGTGGGCTTCGCCTGCGCGGCCTGTCAGGCCGTCTACCCCGTTGTCGACGAAATACCCGTCATGTTGATAGAAGAAGCCGTGCCCCGTGTCGCATGGGACAAAGGACACCCTGATGCCGGAAAGGATTGA
- the dpaL gene encoding diaminopropionate ammonia-lyase: protein MSVWMYVNHDRKTAGSGVNIDVLSPACADTVRRYHESFREYKQTPLTSLPGLAAKFKLKSFLVKDESFRYGLNAFKVLGASYAMGRFIADKVGRSMEGMTREELCLPDIRQQAGDITFITTTDGNHGRGLAWTARELGYKAIVFMPEGSAPIRVQNIKAEGAECTVTQFNYDEAVRMSWDLAQKHGYVMVQDTAWEGYTEIPTWIMQGYMTLAFEALEQMRAAGTMPTHCFLQAGVGSFASAVVGYLTAALGDDAPKFIIVEPHKANCIYTSAVAADGRPHNVTGDLHTLMAGLACGEPNTVSWEILRDYATAYVSCPDYIAANGMRVLAAPVGGDKVIISGESGAVTTGLVQWLMEHPAAATQREALGLNSNSSVLVVSTEGDTAPDVYRNVVWFGAHPDNDCQV, encoded by the coding sequence ATGTCTGTCTGGATGTACGTCAATCACGACCGCAAGACCGCAGGATCTGGTGTCAACATTGACGTCCTGTCGCCAGCATGCGCCGATACGGTACGACGCTACCACGAATCTTTCAGGGAATATAAGCAAACCCCGCTAACGTCCCTGCCCGGCCTGGCGGCAAAGTTTAAGCTTAAGAGCTTTCTGGTTAAGGACGAATCGTTCCGCTACGGGTTGAACGCTTTTAAAGTTCTTGGCGCTTCCTATGCCATGGGCAGGTTTATTGCCGACAAGGTTGGTCGCAGCATGGAGGGCATGACCCGCGAAGAGCTGTGTTTGCCCGATATTCGCCAACAGGCCGGTGACATCACCTTTATCACCACTACAGACGGCAACCACGGTCGTGGCCTCGCCTGGACGGCTAGAGAACTTGGCTACAAAGCCATTGTGTTCATGCCCGAAGGTTCGGCGCCCATACGTGTGCAAAACATCAAGGCCGAGGGTGCGGAATGTACCGTAACCCAGTTTAACTACGACGAAGCCGTGCGCATGAGTTGGGATTTGGCGCAAAAGCATGGCTATGTTATGGTGCAGGACACAGCTTGGGAAGGATATACCGAGATTCCTACTTGGATTATGCAGGGTTACATGACGTTGGCTTTTGAAGCCTTGGAGCAGATGAGGGCCGCCGGCACAATGCCCACCCACTGCTTTTTACAGGCAGGAGTCGGTTCGTTTGCCAGCGCCGTTGTCGGCTATCTGACCGCAGCGCTTGGCGATGACGCACCCAAGTTTATTATTGTCGAGCCGCATAAAGCCAACTGTATCTATACATCAGCCGTGGCGGCCGACGGCCGCCCGCACAACGTCACAGGTGATCTGCACACACTTATGGCAGGGCTTGCCTGCGGTGAACCCAACACAGTAAGCTGGGAAATACTGCGCGACTACGCAACGGCCTATGTTTCCTGCCCCGATTACATTGCAGCTAACGGCATGCGGGTGCTGGCGGCCCCTGTTGGCGGCGACAAAGTCATTATTTCCGGCGAATCCGGGGCTGTGACCACCGGCCTTGTGCAGTGGCTCATGGAGCATCCGGCAGCCGCCACCCAGCGTGAGGCGCTGGGGCTGAACAGTAATTCCTCTGTGCTGGTTGTCAGCACCGAAGGCGACACCGCCCCCGACGTATACAGAAACGTGGTCTGGTTCGGTGCCCACCCTGACAATGACTGCCAAGTATAA
- a CDS encoding zeta toxin family protein, translating into MVEQGENFGRETTLAGRSYAKKISAWREAGYSVNLIFLTLPDVETVIARVAARVAQGGHAIAEDVIRRRFDAGLENLDALYKHIVGSWILFDNADTQPVYVQSGENNG; encoded by the coding sequence CTGGTTGAGCAAGGCGAAAACTTTGGCCGGGAAACTACTTTGGCCGGGCGCTCCTATGCCAAAAAAATCAGTGCTTGGCGGGAAGCCGGTTATAGTGTGAATTTGATTTTCCTAACTTTGCCTGATGTGGAAACCGTCATTGCCCGTGTTGCCGCCAGAGTGGCGCAAGGCGGTCACGCGATTGCCGAGGATGTTATCCGCAGAAGATTTGATGCAGGCCTTGAAAATCTTGATGCGCTGTATAAACATATTGTTGGTAGCTGGATTCTTTTTGATAATGCGGACACACAACCTGTTTATGTACAATCTGGAGAAAATAATGGATAA
- a CDS encoding RidA family protein — protein sequence MSTLSVIDTGNAPGAVGPYSQAITVGGLIFTSGQLPMDPATKTMPEDIRKQAKNSLTNVKNILEAGGSSLAKVVKTTIFLTDIKEFAAVNEVYATFFTKPFPARSCFAVKALPLGAKVEIEAVAAV from the coding sequence ATGAGCACCCTTTCAGTTATCGACACAGGCAATGCCCCCGGCGCAGTAGGACCCTATTCACAGGCAATCACCGTGGGGGGCCTTATTTTTACTTCAGGTCAACTTCCCATGGATCCGGCAACCAAGACCATGCCCGAAGATATCAGAAAACAGGCGAAGAACTCGCTCACTAACGTGAAAAACATTCTGGAAGCGGGTGGCTCAAGCCTTGCAAAAGTGGTGAAGACAACCATCTTTCTTACTGATATCAAGGAATTTGCAGCAGTGAACGAAGTGTACGCGACGTTTTTTACCAAACCATTCCCGGCAAGGAGCTGCTTTGCGGTGAAGGCTCTTCCCCTTGGGGCGAAAGTGGAGATTGAAGCTGTAGCGGCTGTGTAA